The Winogradskyella schleiferi genome has a window encoding:
- the lysA gene encoding diaminopimelate decarboxylase, with protein sequence MKDNTLLQIAKDFGSPVYVYDAEKIESQYKRLNKAFSKVKQLKLNYAVKALSNISVLKLFNKLGSGIDTVSIQELKLGLKAGFKPEDIIFTPNGVSLEEIEEAAKLGVQINIDNLSILEQFGTKHPKVPVCIRINPHVMAGGNTNISVGHIDSKFGISIHQIPLLLRIVENTKMNINGIHMHTGSDILDIDVFLYASEILFETAKNFKTLEFIDFGSGFKVPYKKGDIETNIEELGEKLSQRFNEFCKEYGKDLTLAFEPGKFLVSEAGVFLAKVNVVKQTTSTVFAQIDSGFNHLIRPMLYGSQHDILNISNPKGRERFYSVVGYICETDTFANNRRISEINEGDILCFKNAGAYCYSMASNYNSRYRPAEVLLYKGNAHLIRKRETFDDILSNQVELSL encoded by the coding sequence ATGAAAGATAACACCTTATTACAAATTGCGAAGGATTTTGGAAGTCCTGTATACGTCTACGATGCTGAAAAAATTGAATCTCAGTACAAACGTTTAAATAAAGCATTCAGTAAGGTAAAGCAGTTGAAACTAAATTACGCTGTAAAGGCATTGTCGAACATTTCAGTCTTAAAATTATTTAACAAATTGGGGTCTGGCATTGATACGGTTTCCATTCAGGAATTAAAATTAGGCTTGAAAGCAGGTTTTAAACCAGAAGATATCATTTTTACACCAAATGGCGTATCGCTTGAAGAGATCGAAGAGGCCGCAAAATTAGGTGTTCAAATTAATATTGATAATCTTTCCATATTAGAACAATTTGGTACTAAACATCCTAAAGTTCCTGTTTGTATTCGTATAAATCCGCACGTTATGGCTGGTGGAAATACTAATATTTCCGTTGGACATATTGATAGTAAATTTGGGATTTCGATTCATCAGATTCCTTTATTGCTTCGTATTGTGGAGAATACAAAAATGAATATCAACGGAATTCACATGCATACGGGAAGTGATATTCTCGATATTGATGTCTTTTTATATGCAAGTGAAATACTTTTTGAAACGGCTAAAAACTTTAAAACACTTGAATTTATAGATTTTGGTTCTGGATTTAAAGTACCCTATAAAAAAGGTGATATTGAAACTAATATTGAGGAATTGGGCGAAAAACTATCTCAACGTTTCAATGAATTTTGTAAAGAATATGGCAAAGATTTAACCTTAGCTTTTGAACCTGGAAAGTTTTTAGTCAGCGAAGCCGGTGTGTTTTTGGCCAAAGTGAATGTAGTGAAACAAACCACCTCAACGGTTTTTGCACAAATTGACTCAGGATTTAACCATCTAATTAGACCGATGTTATATGGTTCTCAGCACGACATTCTTAATATTTCCAATCCAAAAGGTCGGGAGCGTTTTTACTCAGTAGTTGGTTATATCTGTGAAACAGACACCTTTGCAAACAACAGACGTATTTCGGAAATAAACGAAGGTGACATTCTTTGCTTTAAAAATGCTGGTGCCTATTGTTATTCTATGGCTAGCAATTATAATTCACGATACCGACCTGCAGAAGTCTTACTGTATAAAGGCAATGCCCATCTCATTAGAAAACGTGAAACTTTTGACGATATTTTAAGTAATCAAGTGGAACTATCTTTATAA
- a CDS encoding tetratricopeptide repeat-containing sensor histidine kinase, which produces MNKTISTCLIVCFSTCLSFSQSNISSSEDFKTVSIDSCLSWMRQNTFIGKDLDIFHSIGLQTLKRSRNESDIKTIAEVHEELANWHGYNGTFSPDSVVHHTEKALDYYLKGDDKIKIADTYRTLSIDYMNVQALDKAQDVLFKSIAIYEELKSQEGLGNAYRSLGVLYRVTEDFEKSIAYTLKAIPILEKTENYAATAIAQFSLILGYGELGDYEKAYKATDYCLELVKTKVPEEVFIPVRAHSYRGDIYLKVKDYTNALKDYIKAWELCKVNIGEERCATYRTEIGQVYLHLTDYNEALNHLSAGVKAYETKGQDGIIKPYEDLSATYAKLGDFENAMRYKDKATMNSTKILEDKVANLETEAVIKYETGKKDEALASQALLLEQKSKTQNLIIAITVLLGLLLLSLLYFFNKNKKATRIIQAKNAENELLLKEIHHRVKNNLEMVKSLISLQSAQMEDSASRDAMIASQNRVQSMGIIHQKLYQGTNLGSIEMKDYFLNLSEGILDTFDADDKVKIECAMNNLDLDVDTAVPIGLIVNELLTNALKYAFPDDKKGLISISLEKTQDNHLKLKVSDNGIGKIDGLVPKGTGFGTQLVSLLTQQLNGKMIELNKNGTFLEFDFLIGAAA; this is translated from the coding sequence ATGAATAAAACCATATCCACATGTCTAATTGTATGTTTTTCAACATGCCTTAGTTTTTCACAATCAAATATATCAAGTTCAGAAGATTTCAAAACAGTTTCTATAGACTCCTGTTTATCTTGGATGCGCCAAAATACTTTTATAGGTAAGGATTTAGATATTTTTCATAGCATAGGATTACAAACGCTTAAGCGAAGTCGAAACGAATCAGACATAAAAACCATTGCAGAAGTACATGAAGAATTAGCCAATTGGCATGGATATAATGGTACATTTTCGCCAGATTCTGTAGTGCATCATACCGAAAAAGCATTAGACTACTACCTAAAAGGCGATGATAAAATTAAAATTGCGGACACTTACAGAACCCTATCCATAGATTATATGAATGTGCAAGCATTAGACAAAGCACAAGATGTGCTGTTTAAATCCATTGCAATTTACGAAGAACTAAAAAGCCAAGAAGGTTTAGGAAATGCTTACCGATCTTTGGGTGTCCTCTATCGTGTAACGGAAGATTTTGAAAAATCCATTGCATACACCCTCAAAGCCATTCCAATTTTAGAAAAGACCGAAAATTATGCTGCCACTGCCATTGCTCAGTTTAGTCTTATACTCGGTTATGGCGAACTTGGAGACTATGAAAAAGCCTATAAAGCCACCGATTATTGTTTAGAACTTGTAAAAACGAAAGTACCGGAAGAAGTCTTTATTCCTGTGAGAGCACATTCTTACAGAGGGGACATTTACCTAAAAGTTAAAGATTACACCAATGCATTAAAAGATTACATTAAGGCTTGGGAACTGTGCAAAGTTAATATTGGCGAAGAACGTTGCGCCACTTACCGTACCGAAATTGGACAGGTATATTTACATCTCACTGACTATAATGAAGCTTTAAATCATCTTTCTGCTGGTGTGAAAGCTTACGAAACAAAAGGTCAAGACGGAATTATAAAACCCTATGAAGATTTATCTGCCACCTATGCGAAACTTGGTGATTTTGAAAATGCCATGCGCTATAAGGATAAAGCAACAATGAATTCGACAAAAATTCTTGAGGACAAAGTTGCCAATCTTGAAACTGAAGCCGTTATTAAATATGAAACTGGTAAGAAAGATGAAGCATTAGCCTCACAAGCGCTTTTACTTGAGCAAAAAAGTAAAACCCAAAATTTAATTATTGCCATAACAGTGTTATTGGGACTATTACTTTTATCGCTACTCTATTTCTTCAATAAAAACAAAAAAGCCACTAGAATCATTCAAGCAAAGAATGCTGAAAATGAATTGTTGTTGAAGGAAATTCATCATCGTGTTAAAAATAATCTCGAAATGGTAAAAAGCCTCATCTCATTACAATCTGCCCAAATGGAGGATTCAGCGAGTAGAGATGCTATGATTGCGAGTCAAAACAGAGTGCAATCTATGGGAATTATACATCAGAAATTATATCAAGGCACAAATTTAGGAAGTATAGAAATGAAAGATTATTTCTTAAACCTTAGCGAAGGCATTTTGGATACGTTTGATGCTGATGACAAAGTGAAAATTGAATGTGCTATGAACAACTTAGACTTGGATGTGGATACTGCTGTTCCGATAGGTTTAATTGTAAATGAATTATTGACCAACGCATTGAAATATGCCTTCCCAGACGATAAAAAAGGTTTAATTTCTATAAGTTTAGAAAAAACGCAGGATAATCATTTAAAATTGAAAGTATCTGATAATGGCATAGGAAAAATTGATGGACTGGTACCAAAAGGAACAGGATTTGGCACCCAACTAGTCAGTTTATTGACCCAACAACTCAACGGAAAAATGATAGAACTTAATAAAAATGGTACCTTCTTAGAGTTTGACTTTTTAATTGGTGCTGCAGCATAA
- a CDS encoding nuclear transport factor 2 family protein — protein MKKLFLLGLVILLFAACEQKDTRYTQNSPEIDMVKKVIEDYNSKDYNMNVIADTSKTFFNNKKNPMSKTELVAYHKANDANYSKRGFTGEDPEYEMVVTDDGETWVNAWLDWQATLKGSGKVIDMPVHLTYRFADGKIVRQVGMWDPTEVILGLQEIEAEKAMSVDEKTIKSTIDAVVKAWNANDQKTMATLMTDDMVRTANGTVVAKSPAEYGSNLMDVFFTGFPDFKVTLDDYKIIGNKAIINWTCTGTNTGTFQGKSTNKPIKTHGLSIWTIEKDGRASREDAYYDNLTLFQQLGYMPELQ, from the coding sequence ATGAAAAAATTATTTTTATTAGGTCTTGTTATATTGCTCTTTGCAGCATGTGAACAAAAAGACACACGATATACACAGAATTCGCCGGAAATTGACATGGTAAAAAAAGTTATTGAAGACTATAACTCTAAAGATTATAATATGAATGTTATAGCTGACACAAGCAAAACGTTTTTCAATAACAAAAAGAATCCGATGTCAAAGACAGAACTTGTGGCCTACCATAAAGCCAATGATGCTAATTATTCCAAAAGAGGATTTACAGGGGAAGACCCAGAATACGAAATGGTAGTTACTGACGATGGCGAAACTTGGGTAAATGCTTGGTTAGATTGGCAAGCTACGCTTAAAGGTAGTGGTAAAGTTATAGACATGCCTGTACATTTGACCTATAGATTTGCTGATGGTAAAATTGTAAGACAAGTTGGTATGTGGGATCCTACCGAAGTTATTTTGGGGCTACAGGAAATTGAAGCGGAAAAAGCGATGTCTGTAGATGAAAAAACAATAAAATCTACAATAGATGCTGTAGTCAAGGCATGGAATGCAAATGACCAAAAGACTATGGCTACATTAATGACTGATGATATGGTGAGAACAGCAAACGGAACTGTAGTTGCAAAAAGTCCCGCAGAATACGGTTCAAATTTAATGGATGTATTCTTTACTGGTTTCCCAGATTTTAAAGTAACATTAGATGACTATAAAATTATTGGAAACAAAGCCATTATTAATTGGACTTGTACTGGCACTAACACAGGAACTTTTCAAGGCAAATCAACCAACAAACCCATAAAAACACATGGCTTAAGCATTTGGACGATTGAAAAAGATGGCAGAGCATCAAGAGAAGATGCGTATTATGATAATCTAACACTTTTTCAGCAATTAGGCTACATGCCAGAATTACAATAA
- a CDS encoding MFS transporter, which yields MFNRKAKSSLTSNVLTRYFSFSALYTAQGIPEGITFFAIPAWLAMNGKSPLEIAAFVGVIGIPWSFKIFIAPLMDRFTFLDMGRKRPWVIFGQLGLILSFLSIGFVSDPLNNQSGLMITGFLISFFGAFQDVATDGMAVDVIPAVEQARANGLMWGSKTIGISLSLVIGTALINSIGFTLAIASLSIVVALIMLVPVCFTERPGEKIMPWSKGQAAEESKQTQLRSWSQILKSLYRVVKLRSSIIFCIASFIIGTMYGLMDTLLPIFTIQELGWTNTSFSQVYSITSIIAGFLGMFIGGYLVDFFGKLKMLMLYLALITILIAVFAFSTNLWSSITVMYGFIVIYLTLYTFLCIAIFASAMHLCWKTVAATQFTLYMAISNMGRAAGATLLGVLKTSFSWDQVFLFIAVLPFIMGVMMQFISFTKHRIKVDSFKIFNKVLVTPHIIKD from the coding sequence ATGTTCAACCGAAAAGCCAAAAGTAGCCTTACCTCTAATGTTTTAACCCGGTATTTTTCATTTTCTGCGCTATATACAGCACAAGGTATTCCAGAGGGTATAACTTTTTTTGCTATTCCTGCCTGGTTGGCCATGAACGGTAAATCGCCTTTAGAAATCGCAGCTTTCGTTGGTGTTATTGGTATTCCTTGGAGTTTTAAAATATTTATTGCGCCTCTAATGGATCGTTTTACATTTCTCGATATGGGAAGAAAGCGACCTTGGGTGATTTTTGGGCAACTCGGTCTGATATTAAGTTTCTTAAGTATCGGTTTTGTTTCTGATCCATTAAATAATCAGTCAGGTCTTATGATTACTGGTTTTTTAATTAGTTTTTTTGGAGCTTTTCAGGACGTTGCCACAGACGGCATGGCTGTTGATGTGATTCCTGCTGTTGAACAAGCTAGGGCCAACGGATTAATGTGGGGAAGTAAAACTATTGGAATTTCCTTATCATTAGTAATAGGTACGGCCTTAATAAACAGTATTGGATTTACATTGGCCATCGCCTCGTTATCCATAGTCGTCGCATTAATTATGCTGGTTCCAGTTTGCTTTACTGAACGGCCTGGCGAAAAAATAATGCCTTGGTCAAAAGGACAGGCCGCTGAAGAATCGAAACAAACGCAATTAAGAAGTTGGTCGCAAATATTGAAAAGTTTATATCGCGTTGTTAAACTAAGATCCAGTATCATTTTTTGCATAGCTTCTTTTATAATCGGTACTATGTATGGATTAATGGATACGCTACTCCCTATATTCACGATTCAAGAGTTGGGATGGACCAATACTTCCTTTTCTCAGGTGTATTCCATTACTTCAATTATAGCCGGCTTTTTAGGCATGTTTATTGGTGGCTACTTAGTAGATTTTTTCGGGAAGCTAAAAATGTTAATGCTTTATTTGGCACTTATAACCATTCTTATTGCCGTATTTGCATTTTCAACTAATTTATGGAGCAGTATTACTGTGATGTACGGATTTATAGTAATCTACTTAACCTTGTATACCTTTTTATGCATTGCTATTTTTGCTTCAGCGATGCATCTGTGTTGGAAAACAGTAGCTGCGACACAATTCACGTTGTATATGGCGATTTCTAACATGGGAAGAGCGGCAGGAGCAACATTATTAGGGGTATTAAAAACCAGTTTTAGTTGGGACCAGGTGTTTCTCTTTATAGCTGTACTTCCATTTATAATGGGTGTTATGATGCAATTTATCAGTTTTACCAAACACAGGATAAAAGTAGATAGCTTTAAAATTTTCAATAAAGTTCTAGTTACACCTCATATTATTAAAGATTAA
- a CDS encoding AI-2E family transporter yields the protein MKQIAPKIIRQIFVLLLIVLIGSLIFREVIPYLSGVLGAITFYILLRNLMKKLVTKHQWKPTLAAITLMLGSFIIILVPLSGFGLMLGNKISNTASNSKKVINAFKDQIGRLENQTGVDINSQIDTQGITSWLTNGVQSMAGDTFNLFIAIGLMYFMLYYMLTNRKELRQSLRDYIPMDTDNLNDIGKEIQAMVRSNAIGIPLVALAQGIIALIGFIIFGIEDPLFWFVIVTIGSMIPFVGTFVGILPVFILTLSTGHVFQAWGILIYGIVVVGSTDNIIRLYVLKKLDNVHPLVTLIGVIVGVPLFGFIGLIFGPLLISIFMALVKIYKEEYGRSVESQSEDRL from the coding sequence ATGAAACAAATTGCGCCTAAAATAATACGTCAAATTTTTGTTTTACTTTTAATCGTACTCATTGGAAGTTTGATTTTTCGTGAAGTGATACCTTATTTAAGTGGCGTATTAGGTGCCATTACATTTTATATCTTACTTAGGAATTTAATGAAAAAACTGGTCACTAAACACCAATGGAAACCAACTTTGGCAGCAATAACGCTGATGTTAGGATCGTTTATAATTATTCTTGTTCCCCTTTCTGGTTTCGGGTTAATGTTGGGCAATAAAATTTCCAATACCGCAAGTAATAGTAAAAAAGTAATAAATGCTTTTAAGGATCAAATAGGGCGTCTTGAAAACCAAACTGGCGTGGATATCAATTCGCAAATTGACACACAAGGTATAACATCTTGGTTAACGAACGGAGTACAAAGTATGGCTGGCGATACCTTTAACCTATTCATCGCCATTGGTTTAATGTATTTTATGTTGTATTATATGCTGACTAATCGTAAAGAATTACGCCAATCTTTACGCGATTATATTCCCATGGATACTGATAACCTCAATGATATCGGTAAAGAGATACAAGCAATGGTAAGGTCTAATGCCATTGGTATTCCTCTCGTTGCATTGGCACAAGGTATAATTGCTTTGATTGGTTTTATAATTTTTGGAATTGAAGATCCGCTCTTCTGGTTTGTTATTGTCACCATCGGTTCCATGATTCCATTTGTTGGTACTTTTGTAGGTATCCTACCTGTTTTTATCTTAACCTTATCTACTGGTCATGTCTTTCAGGCATGGGGAATCTTAATCTATGGAATTGTCGTGGTTGGATCTACGGATAACATCATTCGGTTATATGTTCTGAAAAAATTGGACAATGTGCATCCTTTGGTCACTTTAATTGGCGTTATTGTCGGTGTTCCCCTTTTTGGATTTATCGGCTTAATTTTTGGGCCTTTACTGATCAGTATTTTTATGGCATTGGTTAAAATCTATAAAGAAGAATATGGGCGTTCTGTGGAAAGCCAGTCGGAAGATCGTTTATAA
- a CDS encoding DUF1624 domain-containing protein encodes MTSIKSTRIESIDILRGLVMVIMALDHVRDYTYTGYMFDDPTNLETTTPFLFFTRWITHFCAPVFVFLAGTSAFLYGCKKKSKNELAIFLFSRGLWLVFIELTVVNFSWTFDIGLNVHIFQVIWAIGICMTLLAALIYLPKKLLLALGLIIVFGHNLLDGMTQQGTEPLSLL; translated from the coding sequence ATGACATCAATCAAATCAACCAGAATTGAATCCATAGATATTCTTAGAGGTCTAGTTATGGTCATTATGGCTTTAGACCATGTAAGGGATTATACATATACAGGATATATGTTTGATGACCCAACCAACTTAGAAACAACCACGCCCTTTTTATTTTTTACACGATGGATTACCCATTTTTGCGCTCCAGTTTTTGTCTTTCTTGCCGGAACATCAGCATTTCTCTATGGTTGTAAAAAGAAATCTAAAAACGAACTTGCCATTTTTTTATTTAGTAGAGGGCTTTGGCTAGTTTTTATTGAGCTAACCGTCGTTAACTTTTCTTGGACTTTTGATATTGGTCTAAACGTACATATTTTTCAAGTCATTTGGGCTATTGGTATTTGTATGACACTTTTAGCTGCTTTAATTTATTTACCAAAAAAACTACTTTTAGCTCTAGGACTCATTATTGTCTTTGGCCATAATTTATTAGATGGAATGACGCAACAAGGGACCGAACCCTTATCTCTATTGTAG
- a CDS encoding bleomycin resistance protein, whose protein sequence is MNSKGYLKQIYPVLPVKDVTKAVEFYVDKLGFKLAFTDTKDANGYAGVTRDGIEIHLQWHDAKEWVNGLDRLMLRIYVEHIEALYDAYKTQEVFHDNTSLKETPWGTKEFAFYDLYGNGLTFSTTV, encoded by the coding sequence ATGAATTCTAAAGGTTATCTAAAACAAATTTATCCCGTACTTCCCGTTAAGGATGTTACTAAAGCTGTTGAGTTTTATGTCGATAAATTAGGGTTTAAATTAGCATTTACGGATACTAAAGACGCTAATGGCTATGCAGGAGTGACTCGAGATGGTATCGAAATTCATTTACAATGGCACGATGCTAAAGAATGGGTAAATGGCTTGGACAGGCTTATGTTGCGCATTTATGTAGAACATATTGAAGCCTTATACGACGCTTATAAAACTCAAGAAGTTTTTCATGATAACACATCATTAAAAGAAACACCTTGGGGAACAAAAGAGTTTGCTTTTTATGATTTGTATGGAAATGGCTTAACATTTTCTACGACCGTATAG
- a CDS encoding type II secretion system protein GspG, whose translation MWFAELFAELLLIFEDYKFWKKKKARRKYEKENNLPKKTMVYPSTKIYVIALVVLSISGGLFFYLFTRDTDENKTVKRLTTIQTLLEAEKKTFQKYPSDLSKIIRNNPLHKNLLTDSWNNHFHYELSNDDLNYILISKGKDGKLHTDDDIKL comes from the coding sequence ATGTGGTTTGCTGAACTATTTGCAGAGCTATTATTAATTTTTGAAGACTATAAGTTTTGGAAGAAGAAAAAAGCACGGCGTAAATATGAAAAGGAGAATAACCTGCCCAAAAAGACCATGGTTTATCCTTCGACTAAAATTTATGTCATTGCGCTTGTTGTATTGTCAATTTCTGGCGGACTGTTTTTCTATTTGTTTACAAGAGATACAGATGAAAATAAAACGGTAAAACGATTAACAACCATTCAGACGCTTTTGGAAGCAGAAAAGAAAACATTTCAAAAGTATCCTTCAGATTTAAGTAAGATTATAAGAAATAATCCATTACATAAAAATTTACTTACCGATTCTTGGAATAATCATTTTCATTATGAATTGAGTAATGATGATTTAAATTATATACTCATTTCTAAAGGAAAAGATGGAAAACTGCACACTGATGATGATATAAAATTGTAA
- a CDS encoding M20/M25/M40 family metallo-hydrolase: MKTKLLILIFCGFVTFNYAQDDEAVLKTVYTTSLINGKSYDWLDHLSNEIGGRLSGSKNAELAVQYTKAELEKLGLDKVWLQPVMVPKWERGKKEKAFFEVSGFVKEVNICALGGSIATPEDGISAKVIEVQGLDELAELGKEKIEGKIVFFNRPMQADLISTFNAYGGCVDQRYAGAMEAGKFGAVGVVVRSMNLRQDNLPHTGSMSYGDLPVEQRIPSAAISTNDADQLSKALKKNKALQFYFKQSCQQFEDVQSYNVIGEITGSKFPNEYILVGGHLDSWDLGDGAHDDGAGVVQSMDVLRLLMASGIKPKRSIRVVLFMNEENGLRGATEYAKVAKEKNENHIFALESDAGGFTPRGFSFATNDANFNQVLGWKSLFKPYLIHYFELGGSGADVGPLKSDTNVLAGLRPDSQRYFDHHHAANDTFEHVNKRELELGAATMTALVYLFDKYGINPIQNKSEIKD; the protein is encoded by the coding sequence ATGAAGACTAAACTATTGATTCTAATTTTTTGTGGCTTTGTGACATTCAATTATGCACAAGATGATGAAGCTGTTTTAAAAACAGTTTACACAACATCATTAATCAATGGTAAAAGTTACGATTGGTTAGACCATTTGTCTAATGAAATCGGTGGACGATTATCGGGTTCTAAAAATGCAGAATTAGCAGTTCAATATACTAAAGCAGAACTTGAAAAATTAGGTTTGGATAAGGTATGGTTACAACCTGTCATGGTACCAAAATGGGAAAGAGGCAAAAAGGAAAAAGCCTTTTTTGAGGTTTCGGGTTTTGTGAAAGAAGTCAATATTTGTGCTTTAGGTGGCTCCATTGCGACACCAGAAGACGGCATTTCTGCAAAAGTCATCGAAGTACAGGGTTTGGACGAATTAGCCGAATTAGGAAAAGAAAAGATTGAAGGAAAAATTGTGTTTTTCAACAGGCCTATGCAAGCCGATTTAATAAGCACATTCAATGCTTATGGAGGTTGTGTGGATCAGCGCTACGCTGGCGCCATGGAAGCAGGAAAGTTTGGAGCCGTTGGTGTCGTTGTGCGCTCAATGAATTTACGCCAAGATAATTTGCCGCATACTGGCAGTATGAGTTATGGCGATTTACCAGTAGAGCAACGCATTCCTTCTGCGGCCATAAGCACAAATGATGCTGATCAATTAAGTAAGGCATTAAAGAAAAATAAAGCACTTCAATTTTACTTCAAGCAAAGTTGTCAGCAATTTGAAGATGTGCAATCCTACAATGTTATAGGGGAAATTACGGGAAGTAAATTTCCGAATGAATATATCTTAGTTGGCGGCCATTTAGATTCTTGGGATTTGGGAGATGGTGCACACGATGATGGCGCAGGCGTCGTGCAATCTATGGATGTTTTAAGATTATTGATGGCAAGCGGAATCAAACCGAAACGAAGCATAAGGGTCGTTTTATTTATGAATGAAGAAAACGGACTACGAGGTGCTACGGAATATGCGAAAGTGGCTAAAGAAAAAAACGAGAATCATATTTTTGCTTTAGAAAGTGATGCTGGTGGATTTACACCAAGAGGATTTTCTTTTGCGACCAATGATGCAAACTTCAATCAAGTTTTAGGTTGGAAATCCTTGTTCAAACCTTATCTAATTCACTATTTTGAATTGGGTGGGAGTGGAGCCGATGTTGGCCCTTTAAAATCGGATACAAATGTGTTGGCAGGTTTACGACCAGATTCACAACGGTATTTTGACCATCATCATGCAGCAAACGATACTTTTGAACATGTTAATAAACGCGAATTGGAACTAGGTGCGGCAACCATGACGGCTTTGGTGTATTTGTTTGATAAATATGGAATTAATCCCATACAGAACAAATCAGAAATAAAAGATTGA
- a CDS encoding PPK2 family polyphosphate kinase encodes MKDIHIDDFKISSKINIEDLPTTFDLEEKEKKIEKELRKVSEDLADIQNTMYAHGKYAVLFCIQGMDTAGKDSLIREVFKEFNVRGIVAHSFKKPTELELKHDYLWRHIKALPARGKFGIFNRTHYENVLVTRVHPEYLMYENMPNINSLDDVDDAFWNRRFNEINNFEKHIADNGTIVLKFFLNLSKGEQKNRLLRRLNKPSKNWKFSPDDLDEREHWDTYQTCYEDALNRTSKPHAPWYNIPADDKPTARYIVAKILYDTLKEYDDIKEPELPDHQKENIDSYKAQLKNED; translated from the coding sequence ATGAAAGACATTCATATAGACGATTTTAAAATTTCATCGAAAATCAACATCGAGGATTTACCAACGACATTTGATCTAGAGGAAAAAGAAAAGAAAATTGAAAAAGAACTCAGAAAAGTAAGTGAAGATTTAGCAGACATCCAAAACACCATGTACGCACATGGAAAATATGCCGTATTATTTTGTATTCAAGGTATGGATACAGCAGGTAAGGATAGTTTGATTCGTGAAGTTTTTAAGGAATTTAATGTAAGGGGAATTGTAGCACACAGTTTTAAAAAACCAACGGAATTGGAGTTGAAACACGATTACCTTTGGAGGCATATAAAAGCACTACCAGCTAGGGGAAAATTCGGAATATTTAATAGAACACACTACGAAAATGTTTTGGTCACAAGAGTACATCCTGAATACTTAATGTATGAGAACATGCCAAACATTAATAGTTTAGATGATGTTGATGATGCGTTTTGGAACAGAAGGTTCAACGAAATAAATAATTTTGAAAAGCATATCGCAGATAATGGCACTATCGTTCTTAAGTTTTTTTTGAACCTATCCAAAGGTGAACAAAAAAACAGACTACTAAGACGTCTCAACAAGCCAAGCAAAAATTGGAAATTCTCTCCAGATGATTTAGACGAACGTGAACATTGGGATACTTACCAAACGTGTTATGAAGATGCGCTAAATAGAACATCCAAACCACATGCGCCGTGGTACAATATTCCTGCTGACGATAAACCAACAGCAAGATATATTGTAGCTAAAATTCTCTATGATACACTAAAGGAATACGATGATATTAAGGAACCGGAATTGCCAGACCATCAAAAAGAGAATATAGATTCCTATAAAGCACAACTAAAAAATGAAGACTAA